The DNA sequence TCCAATTCATTTTATATGCCATATCATATTTAGAGATACTCTCAGCAGGAATAGGCTGATTCAGATTCATTTTTGCAGTCGCATCTTTTAATTCATTTAAAATAAAATAATAGACATCCTTTTCTGAATTAAACTCAGGGTTGATTCCCTGAAAAGCCTGAATAGGCTGTGGTCCAAAATTATCTGAAAACTCGCTCATCAGATATGCTCTCCATATACGTGAAACCTGAATTAAATTATCATAGTGTGGCTGTGAATTTCCAGCTTCTTTTCTACTGTTTGCAATTTCAATGGCCGCATTTGCATTATTAAGCCACTCTGAAAGGTATTTCCAATATTCTACGGACCAGGCATCATTATCTGCTGCTCCGGCAATACCAGTAGTTAGATGCTGTCTTGCAGCCGTTTTCCAATAAAGAACAAAAACTCTTTCTGCAATATTGGGATCTTGTTGAGCCCCAAGAATTGAATTGTTTAAAAAATATTGCGGCTCTACCTGGTTGGCATTTGGAGATAAAGGGTCTACATTAATTTCGTCAAAATCTTTACATCCTGATAAAGTCAAAAATGCAATTAAAGTAGGAATTATATATTTTTTCATTGTATTAGTATGTATTAAAAACCTAAAGTAATGGTGAATAAATAAGATCTCATTGTGGGAAAAGCAAAGTTTTCAAAGCCCGTCGCATTTGAACTGATCGCAAAAACGGACTCGGGATCTATCCCTTTTGTTTTACTATAGATCATCCAAACGTTGTTGGCGGTAAATGCTATTTTCGCACTCTGAAGGGCAAAGTTTTCAAATAATTGTTTTGGAAAATTATACGAAATCTGAACGTTTCTTAAACGGATATTAGTTGCATCATAAACATTCTGTTCTGTTATTCCCAAATTTCCCGTTGTCACTGCAGCCCAATAATCCTGTTGAGTAATTTCTACATTATTCGCTGTATAATTTCCATTATTACTGATCACTCCATCTACGACAAATTTGTCACGCTTCCCTCCCGGAGCTGTTTCTTTTGCAAGCCCTGTTCGCTGTAATGCTTCTTGTGTTGCCGAAAAAAACTTTCCTCCTATACGGCCATCAATTTGGAATGACAATCCTATATTTTTGTACGAGAAACTGTTTGTAAATCCAAATAACGCTCTAGGAGATTGGTCTCCTAAAAAATAAGGACCTCTGTCTATTTGTGGTAAACCATTACTTCCTAAAATTAGTTTCCCATAATAAGGACTATTCTCATCCTGCACTCTTAAAAACCTGGAACCAAATATTGCTCCGTATCTTCTTCCCACTGCCGCAACGATTGAAACATCATCGAAACCTCCTAATCCATATTGTAATATTTTTCCATCCAGTTTATTAACTGTATTATTATTTTGTGAAAAATTAATATTGGCATTCCATATGAACTTTTCAGTTTTGAGAACATCAGAATTTAAAACAATTTCAATCCCTTTATTTTGTATTAATCCGGCATTCACTTTTCGGTTATCATATCCTGATAGCGGATTCATAGGCAGATCCAACAACTGATCTTCCGCACGGGAATCATAATAACTAAAGTCTACAGAAACTCTATTGAATAATTTAATATCAGCCCCAATTTCAAAAACCTTCAACTTTTCATTCGTAAGGTTAGCATCATATAGTGTTTTTTTTCTTTCTGCTGCTATATTGCCATTAGGATCTTTTTTAATTATGTAGGTATTGTAAAGTTCATAGGGGTCTAATGAATTACCAGTAACCGCATATGATGCTCTTAATTTAGCAAATGTGAGAATATCTGATTTTTTATCCGAAAGCTTTTCTATCATATCCGTAAGCACTAATGAGGTACTTACCGATGAATATCTGTAAGAACGATTTTCCAGGCTTAAAGTAGAGGACCAATCATTTCGCAATGTTGCATTAATAAACCAGTACCCGTTATAATTAATTTCAGCAGCGCCAAATAGAGAGTTTATTTTCTTATTTAAAATAACTTCTGCAATAGTAGGATTTCCGTCAGAATTATTAATATTAAAAAGATTTGGAATTACTAATTTAGGTGCTGACAGATAGATTGCTTTTGTTCTAGACTCCATCATCTGCCCATACACAGAAAGTGAACCACTCCATTTACCAAATATATTATCTTTCTTTGCAGTAATACTGCCTATATAGTTATTCTCATAAAATTTTTCCTGACTCGTATTATAAGAATTATCCATTTTAGAGCCTGTCCATGTTCTTGAATCAGTATTTAAAGAGTAGAAATCTGTTCCTACCCTGGTATCTGCACTCAACCAATCATTAAATTGATATTTTAAATAGCCACTTAACAAAAACCGATCTTTCTTATCTTCATTAAGCCTGTTATATGCCGCCCAGTAAGGGTTTATTCCATCATTTGTAATCCATCTCTGTTTTACGTTATTCTGATCCATTCCCTCCCTATATTCTTTAATATTAATATCACGAGGTAATAATAATATATTAGGATAATAATTGCCATCTCCTTGCCCAGCTGATGGTCTATTATTAGAATTTGTGCTTATGTACTGGACTTTAATATCCGACGTCCATCTCTTTTGAGCTCCAAAATTCGAATTTACCCTCGCCATGAAATTCCACCTTTCATATTTCGAATTGGGAATCATGCTATTATTATAAAGATAATTAGCAGAAGTATATAAGCTGGTTCCTTCTCCCAAACTTTCCTGAAAGCTTAAAGTATGCTGGGTATTTGTCCCGGTTTTAAAAAAGTTTTTTAAATTATTATTAACTTTTGATTCTTCAATAGCAGGACCCCAACTTAAAGTCGAATTGTCGCCGGCAGGATTAGCAAGCCCATTATTTCCCCTACCGAAACCACTTTGAAGTTCAGGTTTCATAAAGAGGTTTTCAAATCCTAAGCTGGTAGAATAGGTAATACCTATACCATTTCTCCTCTTTCCACTTTTTGTCGTGATAAGAATAACTCCATTACCAGCTCTAGCTCCATATAGTGCAGATGCTGCCCCTCCTTTCAAAACAGAAATACTTTCAATATCGTCTGGGTTAATATCACTTAATCCGTTACCCATATCAATATCCGGATTCCAGAAATCATTATTTTTAATGGCACTTTCCTGAGCCTTACCCTTCACCCCAGCAGAATTATTAATAGGCATTCCATCTATTACAATTAATGGCTGATTATCCCCCTTAATAGAAGTAAACCCCCGAAGGTTAATCTTTGAAGATGCTCCTGGTCCAAATCCTCCTTTGATAATCTGAAGTCCTGCAACTTTACCTGTCAATGCATTAGTAACATTGTTTTCCCTGGCATCCACCAATGTTTGCCCTTTTACATCCTGAAAGGCATACCCTAGGGCCTTTTTCTCTTTTTTCACCCCGTAAGCTGTTACAACTACTTCATCAATCTTAGCTGTTTTAATTGAGTCAGTAGACTGAGCATAAAGCCCATTGAAACAAAAGAATACGGATTGAAGTAAACCAATCCTAAATAGTGTTTTATTCATATTATATAATGCGATTTACCGCAAACATAACATTTTAATACTATTTAACAAAATAATATCAATAACATCAAGTGATATACGTTGATAATCAAAGTTAAAAATAAGAACTGGTGCGGTATTGGCATTATAAAATTTTAAATTATAATCTATTAGAGTAATTTGTTTAGGAAAAGTTGAAAGTTGAAAATGGAGATTTGAGAGTTTTGTATGTCCACAGCTAAGTTTTGGCTAAAGCCAATAAGCTTTTGCACTTTTTATTGAAGGCGGGCTAAAGCCCACCTCTAGTGATAAGGCAATCAGTAGTAGTAGTAGTAGTAGTAGTAGTAGTAGTAGTAGTAGTAAGGAATATATTAGAAGGGAGCATTGATCAATAATGACAGATTACTTCGCACTCATAACTCATAACTCATAACTCATAACTCCTGTTACCTATTAATCAACATTTATCTCTTGTCTCTTATCTCTTATCTTTTATCATTAATCATTGATCATTTATGATTGATCAATTATTGATTATTGATTGGGTATGTATGGATAATGATAATGTATGTACCAAAAAAAAAGTCTCATACAAATAAATGTATGAGACTTTTAAATAAAAACTGGCGGCGACCTACTCTCCCGCTTTCGCAGTACCATCGGCGCTGGTGGGCTTAACTTCTGTGTTCGGAATGGGAACAGGTGAGCCCCACCGCTAAAACCACCCTAAAGAAGGTATATAAGACTTTGAGATTTTAAGAGTCGAGACACGAGACTTTTAGTCTCTTTTCTCTTATCTTTACATCTCTTGTCTGTTTTAATCGATAAAAACAATCACAAAGAGGTAACCTTGCTGCACTTTCGTGCGCCTTATTAGGCTATAAATCTACGGGTAATTAGTACTACTCGGCTATGACATTACTGCCTTTACACCTATAGCCTATCAACGTGGTCATCTCCCACGACCCTTAAAAGATGTCTCATCTTGAGGCGAGTTTCGCACTTATATGCTTTCAGTGCTTATCTCTTCCAAACGTAGCTACTCAGCAGTGCACCTGGCGGTACAACTGATACACCAGAGGTTTGTTCAATTCGGTCCTCTCGTACTAGAATCAAGCCCTCTCAAACATCTAACGCCCGCAATAGATAGAGACCGAACTGTCTCACGACGTTCTGAACCCAGCTCGCGTGCCACTTTAATGGGCGAACAGCCCAACCCTTGGGACCTTCTCCAGCCCCAGGATGTGACGAGCCGACATCGAGGTGCCGAACCTCCCCGTCGATGTGAGCTCTTGGGGGAGACTAGCCTGTTATCCCCGGAGTACCTTTTATCCTATGAGCGATGGCCCTTCCATACGGAACCACCGGATCACTATGTCCTGCTTTCGCACCTGATCGACTTGTAGGTCTCACAGTCAAGCACCCTTATGCCATTACACTCTACGCACGGTTACCAAGCGTGCTGAGGGTACCTTTGAAAGCCTCCGTTACTCTTTTGGAGGCGACCACCCCAGTCAAACTACCCACCACGCAATGTCCTTCTAAAAGAAGTTAGGCTCCAAGTAAGTAAAGGGTGGTATTTCAACGTTGACTCCACAAACACTAGCGTGCCTGCTTCAAAGTCTCCCACCTATCCTACACATTACTTACTCAAAGTCAATACGAAGTTATAGTAAAGGTTCACAGGGTCTTTTCGTCCCATTGCGGGTACTCGGCATCTTCACCGAGACTACAATTTCACAGAGCTCATGGTTGAGACAGTGCCCAGATCGTTACACCATTCGTGCAGGTCGGAACTTACCCGACAAGGAATTTCGCTACCTTAGGACCGTTATAGTTACGGCCGCCGTTTACTGGGGCTTCAGTCAAACGCTTCGCTTACGCTAACGCCCTTCCTTAACCTTCCAGCACCGGGCAGGTGTCAGACCCTATACTGCATCTTTCGATTTTGCAGAGTCCTGTGTTTTTGATAAACAGTCGCCTGGGCCTCTTTACTGCGGCCACCATTGCTGATGGCGTCTCTTCTCCCGAAGTTACGAGACTATTTTGCCTAGTTCCTTAACCATGATTCACTCTAGCACCTTAGGATTCTCTCCTCGACTACCTGTGTCGGTTTTGGTACGGGTTGCTTCACTTCGGCTTTTCTTGGAAGCACTTTCCCTACAGCAGCTTCGCCCGAAGGCTAGGCCTTGACTATTCCGTCAGTCTCCAGTAAGTACGGCACTCCGTCCCCTTTTTAGTGTGAGCAAGTATGGGAATATTAACCCATTGTCCATCCACTACCCCTTTCGGGTTCGCGTTAGGTCCCGACTAACCCTCAGCTGATTAGCATGGCTGAGGAAACCTTAGTCTTTCGGTGAGGGGGTTTCTCGCCCCCTTTATCGTTACTTATGCCTACATTTTCTTTTCTATCCGCTCCACAATACCTCACGATACTGCTTCGGCGCAAATAGAATGCTCCCCTACCAGATACAACCCAACGGTTGTAAATCCATAGCTTCGGTAATATGTTTATGCCCGATTATTATCCATGCCGGACCGCTCGACTAGTGA is a window from the Chryseobacterium sp. T16E-39 genome containing:
- a CDS encoding SusC/RagA family TonB-linked outer membrane protein, with the protein product MNKTLFRIGLLQSVFFCFNGLYAQSTDSIKTAKIDEVVVTAYGVKKEKKALGYAFQDVKGQTLVDARENNVTNALTGKVAGLQIIKGGFGPGASSKINLRGFTSIKGDNQPLIVIDGMPINNSAGVKGKAQESAIKNNDFWNPDIDMGNGLSDINPDDIESISVLKGGAASALYGARAGNGVILITTKSGKRRNGIGITYSTSLGFENLFMKPELQSGFGRGNNGLANPAGDNSTLSWGPAIEESKVNNNLKNFFKTGTNTQHTLSFQESLGEGTSLYTSANYLYNNSMIPNSKYERWNFMARVNSNFGAQKRWTSDIKVQYISTNSNNRPSAGQGDGNYYPNILLLPRDINIKEYREGMDQNNVKQRWITNDGINPYWAAYNRLNEDKKDRFLLSGYLKYQFNDWLSADTRVGTDFYSLNTDSRTWTGSKMDNSYNTSQEKFYENNYIGSITAKKDNIFGKWSGSLSVYGQMMESRTKAIYLSAPKLVIPNLFNINNSDGNPTIAEVILNKKINSLFGAAEINYNGYWFINATLRNDWSSTLSLENRSYRYSSVSTSLVLTDMIEKLSDKKSDILTFAKLRASYAVTGNSLDPYELYNTYIIKKDPNGNIAAERKKTLYDANLTNEKLKVFEIGADIKLFNRVSVDFSYYDSRAEDQLLDLPMNPLSGYDNRKVNAGLIQNKGIEIVLNSDVLKTEKFIWNANINFSQNNNTVNKLDGKILQYGLGGFDDVSIVAAVGRRYGAIFGSRFLRVQDENSPYYGKLILGSNGLPQIDRGPYFLGDQSPRALFGFTNSFSYKNIGLSFQIDGRIGGKFFSATQEALQRTGLAKETAPGGKRDKFVVDGVISNNGNYTANNVEITQQDYWAAVTTGNLGITEQNVYDATNIRLRNVQISYNFPKQLFENFALQSAKIAFTANNVWMIYSKTKGIDPESVFAISSNATGFENFAFPTMRSYLFTITLGF